A part of Streptomyces sp. NBC_01451 genomic DNA contains:
- a CDS encoding response regulator transcription factor — protein MNQDPSVPEHPSVLVIEDGSGTSDMLVMALRFLGFDAHLVSMGAETIHEVRRRQPDAVLLDLTLSPLDGTGLDGTDVCGRLRAAGIDTPVIFLSARTAVEDKCHALAMGGDDYVTKPFDLTEVSARIRALIRRARGVVRTAPAASRRLRAAGVELDEGTHEVWRHGTAVPLSATEFALLKVLLENAGQVISKAHILDTVWNYGFQGESGVVETYVYYLRRKLGDSGQSLIRTVRGAGYIVHADPVGT, from the coding sequence GTGAATCAAGATCCCTCTGTACCCGAACACCCATCCGTCCTCGTGATCGAGGACGGGTCCGGCACCTCCGACATGCTGGTCATGGCGCTGCGCTTCCTCGGCTTCGACGCGCATCTCGTGTCCATGGGCGCCGAGACGATCCACGAGGTCCGCCGTCGGCAGCCCGACGCGGTACTGCTGGACCTGACCCTCTCCCCCCTGGACGGCACCGGCCTGGACGGCACCGACGTCTGCGGACGGCTCCGCGCCGCGGGTATCGACACCCCGGTGATCTTCCTCAGCGCCCGTACGGCAGTCGAGGACAAGTGCCACGCCCTGGCCATGGGAGGCGACGACTACGTCACCAAGCCCTTCGACCTCACCGAGGTCAGCGCACGTATCCGGGCCCTGATCCGGCGGGCCCGGGGAGTTGTCCGGACCGCGCCCGCGGCCTCGCGCCGACTGCGCGCGGCCGGCGTCGAGCTGGACGAGGGCACCCACGAGGTGTGGCGGCACGGCACGGCCGTACCACTGTCGGCGACGGAGTTCGCGCTGCTGAAGGTGCTGCTGGAGAACGCCGGCCAGGTCATCTCCAAGGCGCACATCCTGGACACGGTCTGGAACTACGGCTTCCAGGGCGAGTCGGGCGTCGTCGAGACCTACGTCTACTACCTGCGGCGCAAGCTGGGCGACTCGGGCCAGTCGCTGATCCGTACGGTGCGCGGCGCGGGCTACATCGTGCACGCGGACCCGGTGGGAACGTGA
- a CDS encoding LamG domain-containing protein: MTALLSAALLAFGGAAPQVASADSGAPASAVAVSEEPVAIGKWHFDESGGVAMDSSTAVEADQDNATLSASGASRDDRGRRGLITRDGIGAELPNPVTDTALTLDGSAGYAETAGPVVDTQASYTVSAWARIAAAPTHDYAVVSQVGTDATASGFSLHYSAEYKGWVFDRHWRDAAGASHIVSSYAERTSIPFGVWTYVAGAYDADARTIQLYVNGLAQGEPVTLDTGLPTAADGPFMMGRTLYTPGDHTDYFGGQIDEVHAWTRRLDDDEVKLDARLLLDNGYEATELVAAWNAAGASGSSLADTASGYGRSLDLSGGASLDGDALVLDGVDGAATASGPLVDETGSFTVMTSVSLDSAALADKPIGHIAQVLGQSAPDGSAWGFWYQLSGTEYNPETDTETKVGIWKFGRINADGTFTGAKSDEVSVPDDNPVRMTGVYDAPSGAVIFYLGVNQQGTEYTYPAIVGTGDFAVGKGRVGSGWGHYLRGSVTDVRIWAGAMRNANQIADVGGS; this comes from the coding sequence ATGACGGCCTTACTGAGCGCGGCACTTCTGGCGTTCGGGGGCGCCGCGCCGCAGGTGGCGTCGGCCGACTCGGGCGCTCCGGCGAGTGCGGTGGCGGTGTCCGAGGAGCCGGTCGCGATCGGGAAATGGCACTTCGACGAGTCTGGCGGGGTGGCTATGGATTCCTCCACCGCGGTCGAGGCGGACCAGGACAACGCGACCCTGTCGGCCTCCGGCGCCTCCCGGGACGACCGTGGCCGGCGAGGTCTGATCACCAGGGACGGCATCGGTGCCGAACTGCCGAATCCGGTCACGGACACCGCGCTGACGCTGGACGGTTCGGCCGGTTACGCTGAAACCGCCGGACCTGTGGTCGACACGCAGGCCTCGTACACCGTGTCGGCGTGGGCTCGTATCGCAGCGGCGCCGACTCATGACTACGCGGTTGTCTCGCAGGTCGGTACCGACGCCACCGCCTCCGGGTTCTCGCTGCACTACTCGGCGGAGTACAAGGGCTGGGTCTTCGACCGGCACTGGCGGGACGCGGCCGGCGCCTCCCACATCGTCAGCTCATACGCCGAGCGGACCTCGATCCCGTTCGGTGTGTGGACGTATGTGGCCGGGGCGTACGACGCGGACGCCCGCACCATCCAGCTCTACGTCAACGGCCTCGCCCAGGGGGAGCCGGTCACGCTCGACACCGGCCTGCCGACGGCTGCCGACGGTCCCTTCATGATGGGGCGGACGCTCTACACCCCCGGTGACCACACCGACTACTTCGGCGGCCAGATCGACGAGGTGCACGCCTGGACACGCAGGCTGGACGACGACGAGGTCAAGTTGGACGCGCGTCTGCTGCTGGACAACGGCTACGAGGCGACCGAACTCGTGGCCGCGTGGAATGCCGCCGGAGCGTCCGGTAGCAGTCTGGCCGACACCGCGTCCGGATACGGCCGTTCACTGGACCTGTCGGGCGGAGCCTCGCTGGACGGGGATGCGCTCGTCCTGGACGGGGTCGACGGCGCGGCCACCGCGTCCGGCCCTCTGGTGGACGAGACCGGTTCCTTCACGGTCATGACCAGCGTGAGCCTGGACAGTGCGGCCCTTGCCGACAAGCCCATCGGGCACATCGCGCAGGTGCTCGGCCAGAGCGCCCCCGACGGCTCCGCCTGGGGCTTCTGGTACCAGCTGTCCGGAACGGAGTACAACCCCGAGACAGACACCGAAACGAAGGTCGGCATCTGGAAGTTCGGCCGGATCAACGCCGACGGGACCTTCACCGGAGCGAAGTCCGACGAGGTGTCCGTCCCCGACGACAACCCGGTGCGGATGACCGGCGTGTACGACGCCCCGTCGGGCGCTGTCATCTTCTACCTCGGTGTCAACCAGCAGGGCACCGAGTACACGTACCCCGCGATCGTCGGGACCGGGGACTTCGCCGTCGGCAAGGGGCGTGTCGGTTCCGGCTGGGGTCACTATCTGCGCGGTTCCGTCACGGACGTTCGGATCTGGGCAGGCGCCATGCGCAACGCGAACCAGATAGCGGACGTCGGCGGCAGCTGA
- a CDS encoding GntR family transcriptional regulator has product MVVVIVEYRIDRRSGVPAFQQIVQQTKQALRLGVLVPGDRLPTAKEVAETSTVNPNTTLKAYRELEREGLVEPRPGQGTFVRRTLGRPETGTDSPLYAELVAWVSKAAGAGLELEDVAALVASALEKQYTAGNVPVTGFMTTGPAGATTTRSTGE; this is encoded by the coding sequence ATGGTGGTGGTGATCGTGGAGTACCGCATCGACAGGCGGAGCGGGGTCCCCGCCTTCCAGCAGATCGTGCAGCAGACCAAGCAGGCCCTCCGGCTGGGCGTACTGGTGCCGGGTGACCGGCTGCCCACCGCCAAGGAGGTCGCCGAGACCAGCACGGTCAACCCGAACACCACCCTCAAGGCGTACCGCGAGCTGGAGCGCGAGGGCCTGGTCGAACCGCGACCGGGCCAGGGCACCTTCGTACGCCGCACCCTTGGCCGCCCCGAGACGGGCACCGACTCGCCGCTCTACGCGGAGCTGGTGGCGTGGGTGTCGAAGGCGGCCGGGGCCGGTCTTGAGCTGGAGGACGTGGCAGCGCTGGTCGCGTCGGCGCTGGAGAAGCAGTACACCGCCGGGAACGTGCCGGTGACGGGGTTCATGACAACGGGGCCCGCGGGGGCCACGACAACCAGGAGTACAGGTGAGTGA
- a CDS encoding ABC transporter has product MSTLTSTSNSAAAGAEAPRRPQLLSGMNWLIWRQHRAAFWTILAATALSVAWIVFQRGQLMDFLTGYGWPTRNLDEAGPKLEPYRKAFVLVSGGLGFVPVLLGVFLGAPLLAGDLENGTAKLVAAQSATRARWLATKLGLTALVVVVSMVALSAAFGWWWNPVREENTVLEWSSGSVFDITGPVPVALTLFTVVGGVAIGVVLRRTLMAMVVTFGFAVAVQLVWGYFRLSLGDVITVTTNKGVTAENAFPDLPHAALQIDESYLTSSGDLLGWSTCANGATDQARELCLKKEGVVGWSVDYLPISQMNGMQWFGASILFALTAAVVAFLFFWGRKRLV; this is encoded by the coding sequence ATGAGTACTCTCACCAGCACCTCGAACTCCGCGGCGGCCGGCGCGGAAGCCCCCCGCCGCCCCCAGCTGCTCAGCGGTATGAACTGGCTGATCTGGCGCCAGCACCGGGCCGCGTTCTGGACCATCCTCGCCGCCACCGCGCTCTCCGTGGCGTGGATCGTCTTCCAGCGCGGCCAGTTGATGGACTTCCTCACCGGTTACGGCTGGCCCACCAGGAACCTCGACGAAGCGGGCCCGAAGCTGGAGCCGTACCGCAAGGCCTTCGTCCTCGTCTCCGGCGGTCTGGGGTTCGTTCCCGTCCTGCTCGGCGTCTTCCTCGGCGCCCCGCTGCTGGCCGGCGACCTGGAGAACGGCACCGCCAAGCTGGTCGCCGCCCAGTCGGCGACCCGGGCCCGCTGGCTGGCCACCAAGCTGGGCCTGACCGCGCTGGTGGTCGTGGTGAGCATGGTGGCGCTGTCGGCAGCGTTCGGCTGGTGGTGGAACCCGGTCAGGGAGGAGAACACCGTCCTGGAGTGGTCTTCCGGCTCCGTCTTCGACATCACGGGCCCCGTACCCGTAGCCCTCACCCTCTTCACCGTCGTCGGCGGGGTGGCGATCGGCGTGGTGCTGCGCCGCACGCTGATGGCCATGGTGGTCACCTTCGGTTTCGCCGTCGCCGTCCAGCTCGTCTGGGGTTACTTCCGGCTGTCGCTCGGCGATGTCATCACGGTCACGACGAACAAGGGCGTCACCGCCGAGAACGCGTTCCCGGACCTGCCCCACGCCGCGCTCCAGATCGACGAGTCGTACCTCACCAGCAGCGGGGATCTCCTCGGCTGGAGCACCTGTGCGAACGGGGCGACCGATCAGGCGCGTGAGCTGTGCCTGAAGAAGGAGGGTGTCGTGGGCTGGTCCGTGGACTACCTCCCGATATCGCAGATGAACGGTATGCAGTGGTTCGGGGCTTCGATTCTGTTCGCCCTGACGGCCGCTGTCGTCGCGTTCCTCTTCTTCTGGGGCCGTAAGCGCCTCGTGTAG
- a CDS encoding alpha/beta fold hydrolase, with translation MPARRRLLAAAVTAATCLGAQALSYATATASDASATETVVSRGVEIPAFYTPPTTLPTTDGAVIRTEPLPLAVSLPTLDGPLPGRATRLMYKSTDSNGAPVAVTGAYIEPTAAWKGGGPRPLVAVAPGTMGQGDQCAASLGLENPLSLNGRTVSVGYEDVAIYRLLATGAAVVVTDYAGLGATDRLHTYVNRLDEAHAVLDAVRAARSLPGTSVTSASRVGLFGYSQGGGATAAAAELQPSYAPDITLAGTYSGAPPADLTAVTKAIDGSELAGALAWSLNGFLQSDPKLKPLAEAHLNATGKAAMTDLSTMCVGDALLGYGYAKSTKWTTDGKSISDIIASTPALQTFLNSQRIGTLEPSSPIRIATGVSDNLVPHAQARSLAADWCAKGANVTYRPVILPDVISPLLNHFTPLLSDQGSAVSWLTDRLSGKAATSNCGVLPFLP, from the coding sequence ATGCCCGCACGCAGACGGCTCCTGGCCGCAGCTGTCACCGCTGCGACTTGTCTGGGCGCCCAGGCGCTCTCGTACGCAACAGCCACCGCATCGGACGCCTCCGCCACGGAGACGGTCGTGTCCCGAGGCGTGGAGATCCCGGCGTTCTACACGCCACCGACCACGCTCCCCACCACCGACGGCGCGGTGATCCGTACCGAACCCCTCCCCCTCGCCGTCTCCCTCCCCACCCTCGACGGCCCCCTCCCGGGCCGGGCGACCCGCCTGATGTACAAGTCCACGGACTCGAACGGCGCCCCCGTCGCGGTCACCGGCGCGTACATCGAACCGACGGCGGCCTGGAAGGGCGGCGGCCCACGCCCCCTCGTCGCGGTGGCCCCGGGCACGATGGGCCAGGGCGACCAGTGCGCCGCGTCCCTCGGCCTGGAGAACCCCCTGTCTCTCAACGGCCGTACGGTGTCGGTCGGTTACGAGGACGTGGCGATCTACCGCCTCCTCGCGACCGGCGCCGCGGTCGTCGTCACGGACTACGCCGGCCTGGGAGCGACGGACCGCCTCCACACGTACGTCAACCGTCTCGACGAGGCCCACGCGGTACTGGACGCGGTACGCGCCGCCCGCTCCCTCCCCGGCACGTCGGTCACGTCGGCCTCCCGGGTGGGCCTGTTCGGCTACAGCCAGGGCGGCGGAGCGACGGCGGCGGCAGCGGAACTCCAGCCTTCGTACGCCCCCGACATCACCCTCGCCGGCACCTACTCGGGCGCCCCGCCGGCCGACCTGACCGCGGTCACGAAGGCGATCGACGGAAGCGAACTGGCGGGCGCGCTGGCCTGGTCGCTCAACGGCTTCCTCCAGTCGGACCCGAAGCTGAAACCGCTGGCGGAAGCCCACCTGAACGCGACGGGCAAGGCGGCGATGACCGACCTGTCGACGATGTGCGTGGGGGACGCGCTGCTCGGCTACGGCTACGCGAAGAGCACCAAGTGGACGACGGACGGCAAGTCCATCTCCGACATCATCGCGTCCACACCGGCCCTCCAGACCTTCCTGAACAGCCAGCGCATCGGCACCCTCGAACCATCGAGCCCGATCCGCATAGCAACAGGCGTCAGCGACAACCTGGTTCCGCATGCCCAGGCCCGCAGCCTGGCCGCGGACTGGTGCGCGAAGGGCGCGAACGTCACGTACAGGCCGGTGATCCTTCCGGATGTGATCAGCCCACTCCTGAACCACTTCACCCCGCTCCTCTCGGACCAGGGCAGCGCGGTGAGCTGGCTCACGGACCGCCTGTCGGGGAAGGCCGCGACATCGAACTGCGGGGTGCTGCCGTTCCTGCCCTGA
- a CDS encoding S8 family peptidase: protein MNHRKRRASEASALALLTTAALTAALLGAPQSGAAPVGNDSATAAAGATGRARTVTLVTGDRVTLDGTGQVTGVRPGKGREGTTFRIARHADRTYVVPGDAERLLANGTADRRLFDVTQLVKWGYDDAARPDLPLIVTYAKGRTPAPSALSAAGARVSRDLPSVNGDALKARKSEGAELWETLTGSGGTARARSAAADRVEKIWLDGKVEVALDRSTAQIGAPEAWAAGYDGAGVKVAVLDTGVDGTHPDLQGRIDAAKNFSEAADTVDRVGHGTHVASTVAGSGAHSGGKYKGVAPGARLISGKVLDDSGDGEESGVIAGAQWAVAQGAKVVNLSLGGPDSPGDDPVEQAVNELSASSGALFVIAAGNEGPAAGTVGSPGSAAAALTVGAVDRSDAMAEFSSRGPTADGSLKPDLTAPGVDIVAAKAAEGTEGDPAADGYVSMSGTSMATPHVAGAAAILAQRHPDWTGERIKAALTASAKPTAGVSAFAQGTGRTDIVRALEQRLTTTPATVGFPTQQWPHTDDTPATRTITYRNDGDLPLTLDLTTEAYGADGKPAASGMFEVSPKQLTVPAGGTGTAQVTADTSAGTADGSFGGALTATDGAGTTVRTGIGAQREVESYDLTVKHLDLKGKPAGRSQTGVQGLDDKIWQDYSDDTDGEFTVRLPKGLYSLEGRIDTSANPDSDTGDLALLLNPKFSLTRDTTLVMDARKAEPIRITVPDSGAKHTDATLNFGIDIDGYRSISTYEMGSFGRLRVGQFGARLPASEAFAQYNGTWTHGSTHYRPVWNRTGDLSGFTANPKRGQFAKVTLAAGAPATGKTASLVAAPLTPGGSWFDFQLDKRSLPGAFTDYVLPGVRWRYSVSQDGGKDADGEPVWDAGQWVAKPRSYSAGKEYTERFNTGVFGPHLTGPLTDGEDRPGAVRMGDTFLAYLPLFSDGAGHIGDSRYSRARSTLYAGGTRIFAVDTPLSGVSYELPAAKRTFRLTTDVSRPTSLSSVSTRVAVEWTFTSAHVTGVGQRLPLSVVRFTPRLSAASTAKAGTRFSVPFTVEGAATARTAGKPAFSVSYDDGRTWHPAKAVDGKRLDLRHPAKAGTVSLRVTLRDTAGNTLKQTIHRAYRTVK, encoded by the coding sequence TTGAATCACCGAAAGAGGCGAGCAAGTGAGGCTTCGGCGCTCGCCCTGCTCACCACAGCCGCCCTTACCGCGGCCCTGCTCGGGGCCCCGCAATCAGGGGCCGCACCGGTCGGCAACGACAGTGCCACGGCGGCGGCCGGCGCCACCGGCAGGGCCAGGACCGTCACCCTCGTCACCGGTGACCGGGTCACCCTGGACGGCACCGGACAGGTCACCGGCGTGCGGCCCGGCAAGGGCCGGGAAGGCACCACCTTCCGAATAGCGCGGCACGCCGACCGTACCTACGTCGTACCGGGTGACGCCGAGCGGCTCCTCGCGAACGGCACCGCCGACCGACGGCTGTTCGATGTGACGCAGCTGGTCAAGTGGGGGTACGACGACGCGGCCCGCCCCGATCTCCCGCTGATCGTGACGTACGCCAAGGGCCGCACCCCCGCGCCGAGCGCGCTGTCCGCCGCCGGTGCCCGGGTGAGCCGGGACCTGCCCAGCGTCAACGGGGACGCGCTGAAGGCCCGTAAGTCGGAGGGCGCCGAGCTGTGGGAGACGCTCACCGGGAGCGGGGGGACGGCGCGGGCGAGGTCGGCCGCCGCCGACCGGGTCGAGAAGATCTGGCTCGACGGGAAGGTCGAGGTGGCCCTCGACCGGAGTACCGCCCAGATCGGCGCCCCCGAGGCCTGGGCGGCCGGGTACGACGGGGCGGGCGTCAAGGTCGCCGTGCTGGACACCGGGGTCGACGGCACGCACCCGGACCTGCAAGGCCGTATCGACGCGGCGAAGAACTTCTCCGAGGCGGCCGACACCGTCGACCGGGTGGGCCACGGCACGCATGTCGCCTCGACGGTCGCGGGCTCGGGCGCGCACTCCGGGGGCAAGTACAAGGGGGTCGCGCCGGGTGCCCGGCTGATCAGCGGCAAGGTGCTCGACGACAGCGGTGACGGCGAGGAGTCCGGCGTCATCGCCGGCGCGCAGTGGGCCGTCGCGCAGGGCGCCAAGGTGGTCAACCTGAGCCTGGGCGGTCCCGACAGCCCGGGTGACGATCCCGTCGAACAGGCGGTGAACGAGCTGTCCGCCTCCTCCGGCGCCCTCTTCGTGATCGCCGCCGGCAACGAAGGTCCGGCCGCCGGCACCGTCGGATCGCCGGGCAGTGCCGCCGCCGCGCTCACCGTGGGCGCGGTGGACCGCTCCGACGCGATGGCCGAGTTCTCCAGCCGGGGCCCGACTGCGGACGGTTCCCTCAAGCCCGACCTCACCGCCCCCGGCGTCGACATCGTCGCCGCGAAGGCCGCCGAGGGCACGGAGGGCGACCCGGCCGCCGACGGCTACGTCTCGATGAGCGGTACGTCGATGGCGACCCCGCATGTCGCGGGCGCCGCCGCGATCCTCGCCCAGCGCCACCCCGACTGGACCGGTGAGCGAATCAAGGCCGCGCTCACCGCCTCCGCCAAGCCCACGGCCGGCGTCTCGGCGTTCGCGCAGGGCACGGGCCGTACGGACATCGTCCGCGCCCTCGAACAGCGGCTCACCACCACCCCGGCCACCGTCGGCTTCCCCACCCAGCAGTGGCCGCACACCGACGACACCCCGGCCACCAGAACCATCACCTACCGCAACGACGGCGACCTCCCCCTCACCCTCGACCTGACCACCGAGGCGTACGGCGCGGACGGAAAGCCCGCCGCCTCGGGCATGTTCGAGGTCTCCCCGAAGCAGCTCACGGTCCCGGCGGGCGGCACCGGAACCGCCCAGGTCACCGCCGACACCAGCGCGGGCACGGCCGACGGCTCCTTCGGCGGCGCGCTCACCGCGACTGACGGCGCGGGTACGACCGTACGGACCGGCATCGGCGCACAGCGCGAGGTCGAGTCGTACGACCTGACGGTCAAGCACCTCGACCTCAAGGGCAAGCCCGCCGGGCGTTCCCAGACCGGGGTGCAGGGCCTGGACGACAAGATCTGGCAGGACTACTCCGACGACACGGACGGCGAGTTCACCGTCCGGCTGCCCAAGGGCCTCTACAGCCTCGAAGGCCGTATCGACACGAGCGCGAACCCGGACTCCGACACCGGGGACCTTGCCCTGCTCCTCAACCCGAAGTTCTCGCTCACCCGTGACACCACCCTCGTCATGGACGCGCGCAAGGCCGAACCGATCCGGATCACCGTGCCGGACAGCGGGGCGAAGCACACCGACGCCACGCTCAACTTCGGGATCGACATCGACGGGTACCGGAGCATCTCCACGTACGAGATGGGCAGCTTCGGCAGGCTCCGCGTCGGGCAGTTCGGCGCCAGGCTGCCCGCGAGTGAGGCGTTCGCGCAGTACAACGGCACCTGGACGCACGGCAGTACGCACTACCGGCCGGTCTGGAACCGTACCGGCGACCTGTCGGGCTTCACCGCGAACCCGAAGCGCGGGCAGTTCGCCAAGGTCACGCTCGCCGCCGGTGCGCCCGCCACGGGCAAGACGGCGTCGCTCGTCGCCGCGCCGCTGACTCCGGGCGGCTCGTGGTTCGACTTCCAGCTCGACAAGCGCTCGCTGCCGGGTGCCTTCACCGACTACGTTCTGCCGGGCGTACGGTGGCGGTACTCCGTCTCGCAGGACGGCGGCAAGGACGCGGACGGCGAACCGGTGTGGGACGCCGGCCAGTGGGTCGCTAAGCCCCGTTCGTACAGCGCGGGCAAGGAGTACACCGAGCGGTTCAACACCGGAGTCTTCGGCCCGCACCTCACCGGCCCGCTGACGGACGGCGAGGACCGCCCCGGCGCGGTCCGTATGGGCGACACCTTCCTGGCCTACCTCCCCCTGTTCTCCGACGGCGCCGGTCATATCGGCGATTCCCGCTACAGCAGGGCCAGGAGCACCCTGTACGCGGGCGGCACGCGGATCTTCGCCGTGGACACTCCCCTGTCGGGTGTCTCGTACGAACTCCCCGCCGCCAAGCGCACGTTCCGCCTCACCACGGACGTCTCCCGCCCCACCTCGCTCTCCTCGGTGAGCACCCGGGTCGCCGTCGAGTGGACCTTCACCTCCGCGCACGTCACCGGCGTCGGGCAGCGGCTGCCGCTGTCGGTGGTCCGCTTCACTCCCAGGCTGAGCGCGGCGAGCACGGCCAAGGCGGGTACGCGCTTCTCCGTACCGTTCACGGTCGAGGGCGCGGCCACCGCGCGCACCGCCGGCAAGCCGGCCTTCTCCGTCTCGTACGACGACGGCCGGACCTGGCACCCGGCGAAGGCGGTCGACGGCAAGCGCCTCGACCTGCGGCACCCGGCGAAGGCGGGCACGGTCTCCCTGCGCGTGACGCTCAGGGACACGGCCGGCAACACCCTGAAGCAGACGATCCATCGGGCCTATCGGACCGTCAAGTAG
- a CDS encoding helix-turn-helix domain-containing protein, translating to MHGNIDEVAALVDTITTDPSLLRVSQLAAHADLSTRQLQRLFAEYVGIGPKWVIRRTRIQEAASRAATTPQDWSALATELGYANQGQFIRDFTGAVGISPAQYASRTRRWDDGS from the coding sequence ATGCACGGGAACATCGACGAGGTGGCGGCCCTGGTCGACACCATCACGACGGACCCGTCACTCCTCAGGGTCTCCCAACTCGCCGCCCACGCCGACCTGAGCACTCGCCAACTCCAGCGCCTCTTCGCGGAATACGTCGGCATCGGCCCCAAGTGGGTCATCCGCCGCACCCGGATCCAGGAGGCGGCGTCCCGCGCGGCCACGACTCCCCAGGACTGGTCGGCCCTGGCCACCGAACTCGGGTACGCCAACCAGGGGCAATTCATACGGGACTTCACGGGGGCGGTGGGGATATCGCCTGCGCAGTACGCGAGTCGGACGCGGCGGTGGGACGACGGCTCCTGA
- a CDS encoding ABC transporter ATP-binding protein has protein sequence MYAGEPALEAYGLGMRYRRGWALRDCSFRLPAGRICGLVGPNGAGKTTLLSIAAHVLQPTNGSISLFGEAPGSVESGRRTAFLAQEKPLFRRFTVAETLRLGRELNPGWDQRAAEDVIRAGNVPFDAKVGTLSGGQRTRVAIALAFGKRPDLLLLDEPMSDLDPVVRHEIMGTLLAEAAERGTTVLMSTHVLAELENVCDYLVVVSGGGVRLAGDVDELMSVHTMVTGAREGEGLPASLGHHTLVESRTSGRQFTALIRPEGPVTGPWETVAPNMEELLLAYLRSPDAPPLITPTAQVQGQAYGTGTVAA, from the coding sequence ATGTACGCGGGGGAACCGGCGCTTGAGGCGTACGGGCTGGGAATGCGCTACCGGCGGGGCTGGGCGCTGCGGGACTGCTCCTTCCGGCTTCCGGCGGGCCGGATCTGTGGGCTGGTGGGACCCAACGGGGCCGGCAAGACCACGCTGCTGAGCATCGCGGCCCATGTCCTGCAGCCGACGAACGGCTCGATCAGCCTGTTCGGCGAGGCGCCGGGCTCGGTGGAGTCGGGCCGGCGCACCGCGTTCCTCGCCCAGGAGAAGCCGCTGTTCCGCCGGTTCACCGTGGCGGAGACCCTGCGGCTGGGCCGCGAGCTGAACCCCGGCTGGGACCAGCGCGCCGCCGAGGACGTCATCCGCGCGGGCAACGTGCCCTTCGACGCGAAGGTCGGCACCCTCTCCGGCGGTCAGCGCACCCGCGTCGCCATCGCCCTCGCCTTCGGCAAGCGCCCCGACCTGCTGCTGCTCGACGAGCCGATGTCGGACCTCGACCCGGTCGTGCGCCACGAGATCATGGGCACCCTCCTCGCCGAGGCCGCCGAGCGCGGCACCACCGTGCTGATGTCCACCCACGTCCTCGCCGAACTGGAGAACGTGTGCGACTACCTCGTCGTCGTGTCCGGCGGCGGAGTGCGCCTCGCCGGTGACGTGGACGAGCTGATGTCCGTGCACACCATGGTCACGGGCGCCAGGGAGGGTGAGGGCCTGCCCGCCTCCCTCGGGCACCACACCCTCGTCGAGTCCCGGACCAGCGGACGGCAGTTCACCGCGCTCATCCGCCCCGAGGGTCCGGTCACCGGCCCCTGGGAGACGGTCGCCCCGAACATGGAGGAACTCCTGCTCGCCTATCTCCGCTCACCCGACGCACCACCCCTGATCACGCCCACCGCCCAGGTCCAGGGCCAGGCCTACGGCACCGGGACGGTGGCGGCATGA